Proteins encoded within one genomic window of Arachis ipaensis cultivar K30076 chromosome B08, Araip1.1, whole genome shotgun sequence:
- the LOC107613524 gene encoding auxin-responsive protein IAA27, with product MSTPLEHDYIGLAEKKKIPSSSSSSSSSEDGKTFKETELRLGLPGSESPERKPLSGVSLSLFGKLNNNNNVMNHHVHVAGAKRGFSDAIDAKWGFSDAHGSDSDLGKASALFSPRGAGNVVGKPPLDPKTISTQQGNTINTPASASQAIKESKPLQEKNPQLPATNEHASAPASKAQVVGWPPIRSFRKNTMASNLTKNNDEAEGKPGFGCLYVKVSMDGAPYLRKVDLKTYSNYKELSSALEKMFSCFTIGQCNSPGLPGKDGLSESSLRDLLHGSEYVLTYEDKDGDWMLVGDVPWEMFTDSCRRLRIMKGSEAIGLAPRAVEKSKSQN from the exons ATGTCTACACCTTTGGAACATGATTACATAGGCttagcagagaagaagaagataccttcatcatcatcttcttcttcttcttctgaagatGGAAAGACCTTCAAGGAGACTGAGTTAAGGCTTGGCCTACCAGGTTCTGAGTCTCCAGAGAGAAAACCACTTTCTGGGGTGTCTCTCTCTCTATTTGGGAAgctcaataacaacaacaatgtgATGAACCACCATGTCCATGTGGCTGGTGCTAAGAGAGGCTTTTCTGATGCCATTGATGCTAAATGGGGTTTCTCTGATGCTCATGGATCTGACTCTGACTTGGGAAAAGCTTCTGCTTTGTTTTCACCAAGAGGAGCAGGGAATGTTGTTGGAAAGCCTCCATTGGACCCCAAAACCATTAGCACCCAGCAAGGAAATACCATTAACACCCCTGCTTCTGCTTCACAAGCCATCAAAGAGTCCAAGCCTCTTCAGGAAAAGAACCCTCAACTTCCTGCTACTAATGAACATGCTAGTGCTCCTGCTTCTAA GGCACAGGTTGTGGGGTGGCCACCAATTCGATCGTTTCGAAAGAACACCATGGCCTCTAATTTGACAAAGAACAATGATGAAGCTGAAGGGAAACCAGGATTTGGTTGTTTGTATGTGAAGGTAAGCATGGATGGTGCTCCTTATCTAAGAAAGGTTGATCTCAAAACCTATAGCAACTATAAGGAACTTTCTTCAGCTCTTGAGAAGATGTTCAGCTGCTTCACCATTG GTCAGTGCAACTCTCCTGGGCTGCCTGGAAAAGATGGATTAAGTGAGAGCTCTTTGAGGGATCTTCTCCATGGCTCTGAATATGTTCTTACTTATGAAGACAAGGATGGAGATTGGATGCTTGTGGGAGATGTTCCTTGGGA GATGTTCACTGACTCGTGCAGGAGACTGAGGATCATGAAAGGGTCTGAGGCAATTGGACTAG CTCCAAGAGCAGTGGAAAAATCAAAGAGCCAAAACTAG
- the LOC107610306 gene encoding uncharacterized protein LOC107610306 — LSSRRGTLFADDDESSASAANADESKTKKNNNILFRATNRASNYISRLLGTTASASSSSSTSYWLCAAVFLLLVVFAASSLLFTSRGFVCISSYNPVSRAGFFGLDGLASDFGTLGVPWCRSKLGKTVEWTSKDLLRALEEFVPIYETRPIKNNMYGMGFDHSFGLWFMTRWLQPELMIESGAFKGHSTWVLRQAMPDRPIISLSPRHPEKYLKKGPAYVDGNCTYYAGKDFVDFGSVDWPKVMKKHGITDLSRVLIFFDDHQNELKRVEQALKAGFRHLVFEDNYDTGTGDHYSLRQICDQSYISGGGHSCFKDSDEARVRSRRKKFWEKAVDIEELCGPDEAWWGVRGYMRDNFNHSNKPISYEQHFQNSRYIESILDVYWELPPVAGPSLTHQTRYDPARVSSPIVEDGRYGLFQRLGLSKFDNSVFNGYTQMVYLQISK, encoded by the exons CTCTCCTCCCGCCGCGGCACTCTCTTCGCCGACGACGACGAATCTTCCGCCTCCGCTGCCAACGCTGACGAATCCAAgaccaagaagaacaacaacatcCTCTTCCGCGCCACCAACAGGGCTTCCAATTACATCTCCCGCCTCCTCGGAACCaccgcatccgcctcctcctcctcctccacctcCTACTGGCTTTGCGCCGCCGTGTTCCTGCTGCTCGTGGTCTTCGCTGCGTCCTCGTTGCTCTTCACTTCGCGCGGCTTCGTCTGCATCTCGTCCTACAACCCCGTATCTCGCGCCGGATTCTTCGGCCTCGACGGCCTCGCTTCCGATTTTGGAACCCTCGGCGTGCCCTGGT GCAGATCGAAACTTGGTAAAACAGTAGAATGGACATCGAAAGATCTGCTTAGAGCTTTAGAAGAATTTGTGCCTATATATGAAACTCGGCCAATCAAAAACAACATGTATGGGATGGGTTTTGACCACAGCTTTGGGCTTTGGTTTATGACCCGGTGGTTGCAACCAGAACTGATGATTGAGAGTGGTGCTTTCAAGGGACATTCAACTTGGGTTTTACGGCAGGCTATGCCGGACAGACCAATTATTTCTCTTTCACCTAGGCATCCAGAAAAGTATCTGAAAAAGGGACCTGCCTATGTTGATGGAAACTGCACATATTATGCTGGAAAGGACTTTGTTGATTTTGGAAGTGTTGACTGGCCCAAAGTGATGAAGAAACATGGGATTACTGACCTTAGTCGCGTGCTTATATTTTTCGATGACCATCAGAATGAATTGAAAAG AGTTGAGCAAGCCTTGAAAGCTGGATTCCGACATCTTGTGTTTGAGGACAATTATGACACTGGAACTGGTGACCATTATTCATTGAGGCAGATATGTGATCAATCTTATATAAGTG GCGGTGGACACAGCTGCTTTAAAGACAGTGACGAAGCTAGGGTCAGATCGAGAAGGAAGAAATTCTGGGAGAAAGCAGTTGATATCGAAGAACTGTGTGGGCCAGATGAAGCATGGTGGGGAGTTAGAGGCTACATGCGTGATAACTTCAATCACAGCAACAAGCCAATATCATATGAACAACATTTCCAGAACAGCCGGTATATTGAATCTATTCTCGATGTTTACTGGGAACTCCCTCCTGTTGCCGGCCCTTCCCTAACCCATCAAACAAGGTATGATCCTGCTCGTGTGTCTAGTCCTATCGTTGAAGATGGGCGATATGGCTTGTTCCAAAGGCTTGGTTTGTCCAAATTTGACAACTCTGTATTTAATGGATACACTCAGATGGTTTATCTACAGATATCTAAATAG
- the LOC107612210 gene encoding protein JINGUBANG-like: protein MDSSNSPDPTPSFDFRSTTQNSNFLRSISTKENPLTKLLQSPPRLSCPTLSRSLQTSPVSSPLHQNYTPSSSPTKLSHHCDPQTTYHCASSVLRNDGQILSIALSSNGLVYTGSESNLVRLWKLPEFTEYGQLRTKACRVVALEVSNDTVYAAYADGKIRVWRRTWDKVLKHVRLASIPKTVGYVRSYIAGKDKTMKHKGLITSMAINTAEDILYTASLDKTVKVWRISDLKCIETIKAHPEPINAIIVADDGVLYTASDDATVRVWRRNFCSHDQPHSLTVTLHAKHSPVKALTLTPDGAILYGGCTDGYIHYWLKGWFAGQLQYGGSIQGHTHAVMCLASVAKFMVSGSADSTSRVWAREQDGQHTCLAVLVGHRGPIRCVTAFIGGRLVDDNIEDSCTVCTGSLDGVLKLWRVTHSKNLDTNNTNNHNHCSSHSAAKYFEL, encoded by the exons ATGGACTCTTCCAACTCACCTGATCCCACACCATCTTTTGACTTTAGATCCACAACTCAGAACAGCAACTTCTTGAGAAGCATCTCCACAAAAGAAAACCCTCTCACAAAGCTACTTCAATCCCCTCCTCGCCTCTCATGTCCTACGCTTTCGCGCAGCCTCCAAACCTCTCCGGTTTCCTCTCCTCTCCATCAGAACTATACTCCTTCTTCTTCCCCTACAAAGCTCTCTCACCATTGTGACCCTCAAACCACATACCACTGCGCCTCCTCTGTCCTCAGAAACGATGGACAGATCCTCTCCATAGCCCTCTCCTCCAACGGCCTGGTCTACACAGGCTCCGAATCCAACCTTGTCAGGCTGTGGAAGCTCCCTGAGTTCACCGAGTACGGCCAGCTGAGGACCAAGGCTTGCAGGGTGGTGGCTCTTGAGGTGTCCAACGACACGGTTTATGCAGCTTATGCTGATGGCAAGATTAGAGTATGGAGAAGGACTTGGGATAAGGTTTTGAAGCATGTTCGTTTGGCTTCCATACCTAAGACTGTTGGCTATGTCCGCAGCTACATCGCCGGCAAAGACAAGACA ATGAAGCATAAGGGGCTAATCACATCAATGGCGATTAACACAGCAGAGGACATTCTATACACTGCTTCACTAGACAAAACAGTCAAAGTATGGCGAATCTCTGACTTGAAGTGCATAGAGACAATCAAAGCCCACCCGGAGCCAATCAATGCCATCATTGTAGCTGATGATGGAGTTCTCTACACTGCCTCCGACGATGCCACGGTCCGAGTTTGGCGGCGCAACTTCTGCAGCCACGACCAGCCCCATTCCCTGACAGTTACCTTGCACGCCAAGCATTCTCCTGTAAAAGCCTTGACGCTTACCCCGGACGGCGCCATCTTGTACGGCGGCTGCACTGACGGCTACATACACTACTGGCTAAAGGGTTGGTTTGCAGGGCAATTGCAATATGGTGGTTCAATCCAAGGCCACACACATGCAGTTATGTGCTTGGCTAGTGTGGCTAAGTTCATGGTTAGTGGCTCAGCTGATTCAACAAGCAGGGTTTGGGCTAGGGAGCAAGATGGCCAACACACTTGTTTAGCCGTTCTTGTTGGCCATAGAGGTCCAATTAGGTGTGTAACTGCTTTCATTGGAGGAAGGTTGGTTGATGATAACATTGAAGATAGTTGCACTGTTTGCACTGGTAGCCTTGACGGTGTCTTGAAGCTTTGGCGTGTCACTCATTCCAAGAATCTCGATACTAATAATACTAACAATCATAATCACTGCTCTTCACATTCTGCTGCTAAGTATTTTGAACTCTAA
- the LOC107612120 gene encoding ALA-interacting subunit 3-like — MMEPHSAPTPKKYSKKPKYSKFSQQELPAWKPILTPGWVISTFTVVGIVFIPVGLASLFSSESVEEAAIRYDDKCLNEIHAQNAVAFIKNDMTNKTCTTSWTVERKMQGPIFIYYQLDNYYQNHRRYVKSRNDKQLVNPASEGDTTNCYPQDKTNGSMPIVPCGLIAWSLFNDTYKFWVNTKSLTVNKKDISWGSDRSHKFGSKVYPKNFQLGGLVGGAKLDENIPLNQQEDLIVWMRTAALPSFRKLYGKIETNLEVNDLVEIVIENNYNTYEFGGNKRLILSTATWIGGKNPFLGMAYLFVGGVSLLCAIVFILLYVIKPRPLGDPSYLSWNKNPGILK; from the exons ATGATGGAACCACACTCTGCTCCCACACCCAAGAAGTATTCTAAGAAACCCAAAT ATTCAAAGTTCTCACAGCAAGAACTTCCTGCATGGAAACCAATCCTAACACCTGGTTGG GTCATTTCCACATTCACTGTCGTAGGAATCGTTTTCATCCCCGTCGGTCTTGCTTCATTGTTTTCATCAGAAAGC GTGGAAGAGGCTGCAATCAGATACGACGACAAATGCCTTAACGAGATCCATGCTCAAAACGCGGTGGCATTTATCAAAAACGACATGACAAACAAGACATGCACGACATCATGGACCGTCGAACGCAAAATGCAAGGCCCTATCTTCATCTATTACCAGCTTGATAATTACTACCAGAACCATCGAAGGTATGTGAAGAGTAGAAATGACAAGCAGCTAGTGAATCCAGCCTCTGAAGGAGACACAACAAATTGTTATCCACAAGACAAAACCAATGGTAGCATGCCAATTGTTCCATGCGGCCTCATTGCTTGGTCTCTCTTCAATGACACTTACAAGTTTTGGGTCAACACCAAGAGTTTGACCGTCAACAAGAAAGACATATCATGGGGGAGTGATAGATCCCACAAATTTGGCTCCAAGGTTTATCCCAAGAATTTTCAACTTGGAGGTCTAGTTGGAGGCGCGAAACTCGATGAAAACATACCT TTGAATCAACAAGAGGATCTGATTGTTTGGATGAGAACGGCAGCACTGCCATCTTTCAGAAAACTGTATGGGAAGATTGAGACTAACCTGGAAGTGAATGATCTTGTAGAAATAGTTATAGAAAACAATTATAACACATATGAGTTTGGTGGGAATAAGAGGCTCATTCTATCAACTGCAACTTGGATTGGTGGAAAGAATCCCTTCTTAGGGATGGCATACCTTTTTGTTGGTGGGGTATCCTTGCTCTGCGCTATAGTATTCATACTACTCTATGTCATCAAGCCAAG GCCTCTTGGGGATCCCTCCTACTTGTCTTGGAACAAAAATCCAGGGATTCTAAAATGA